A portion of the Streptomyces sp. NBC_00376 genome contains these proteins:
- a CDS encoding ATP-binding SpoIIE family protein phosphatase, with product MQRDIVQRPGDPAGRADARPVAHTSLPGNLLAPSAARRFVRAALGEWTGLGLPAAVGFSERVAEDAEVVVSELVTNAVVHAGTNVEVLARLEEAAEDEVAALVLEVSDHHPARAVRSDRPESGSAADAAEGTSLVGPDEPAEYGRGLQLVGTLAERWGITYRTGLKTVWARLPVDDWNPFPEPAAEPGFQQGLRAAELLAPTARRALRDDADWAGRGALSFLAEASDLLAGQLDEDIVAALSGQLLVPRLADWCAIWLEPENGGPSAVPRLASIWHRDEAETGELRTLLEQDPIRLPERVGTGPVSMPWPGGEEEGAKADEPAASALAYRITSGGRTLGAVLLGREGLARVPDEVTALIEDFVRRVGLAVGAAREYTRQATISRILQRALLPGKVADIPGVTSSLVYEPSDDGVVGGDFYDIFPCPGDRWCFVLGDVQGSGPEAAVVTGLARPWLRLLAREGFGVGEVLDRLNRLLLDDAMEAAEAAALMVAAAGGQQTPDTGQSRFLSLLYGELVPLPGGGVRCTLASAGHPLPLLLRPDGEVRPAAEPQMLLGIFDDVAYESQSFELAPGDSLLCVTDGVTERRCGPLMFDDGDGLSQALAGCTGLSADGIADRIKRAVHEFAERPPDDDLALLVLQAG from the coding sequence CTCGGGCTGCCCGCGGCCGTGGGTTTCAGCGAGCGCGTGGCCGAGGACGCGGAAGTCGTCGTCAGTGAACTGGTCACCAACGCGGTCGTGCACGCCGGGACCAATGTGGAGGTGCTCGCCCGGCTGGAGGAGGCCGCCGAGGACGAGGTCGCGGCCCTGGTGCTGGAGGTCTCGGACCACCACCCGGCCCGCGCCGTGCGCAGCGACCGCCCGGAGTCCGGGAGCGCCGCCGACGCCGCGGAGGGCACCAGCCTCGTCGGCCCCGACGAGCCCGCCGAGTACGGTCGCGGGCTCCAGCTCGTCGGCACCCTCGCCGAGCGCTGGGGCATCACCTACCGCACCGGCCTCAAGACCGTCTGGGCCAGGCTCCCCGTGGACGACTGGAACCCCTTCCCGGAACCGGCGGCCGAGCCCGGGTTCCAGCAGGGGCTGCGCGCCGCCGAGCTGCTCGCCCCCACCGCCCGGCGTGCGCTGCGCGACGACGCGGACTGGGCCGGCCGCGGCGCGCTCTCCTTCCTCGCCGAAGCCTCCGACCTGCTCGCCGGCCAGCTCGACGAGGACATCGTGGCGGCGCTCTCCGGACAGTTACTGGTGCCCAGACTCGCCGACTGGTGCGCGATCTGGCTGGAACCCGAGAACGGCGGCCCCTCCGCCGTACCCCGGCTCGCCAGCATCTGGCACCGGGACGAGGCCGAGACCGGGGAGCTGCGCACCCTGCTGGAACAGGACCCGATCCGGCTCCCCGAGCGGGTCGGCACCGGGCCCGTCTCCATGCCGTGGCCCGGCGGCGAGGAGGAGGGCGCGAAGGCCGACGAGCCCGCCGCGTCCGCCCTCGCCTACCGGATCACCTCGGGCGGCCGGACACTCGGCGCCGTACTCCTCGGCCGGGAGGGCCTCGCCCGCGTCCCCGACGAGGTGACCGCGCTCATCGAGGACTTCGTGCGCCGGGTCGGCCTCGCCGTCGGCGCCGCCCGCGAGTACACCCGGCAGGCCACCATCAGCCGCATCCTGCAGCGCGCCCTGCTGCCCGGCAAGGTCGCCGACATACCGGGGGTCACCAGCTCACTGGTGTACGAACCCAGCGACGACGGCGTCGTCGGCGGTGACTTCTACGACATCTTCCCCTGCCCCGGCGACCGCTGGTGCTTCGTGCTGGGCGATGTGCAGGGCAGCGGCCCCGAGGCCGCCGTCGTCACCGGCCTCGCCCGCCCCTGGCTGCGGCTGCTGGCCCGCGAGGGCTTCGGCGTCGGCGAGGTCCTGGACCGGCTCAACCGGCTGCTCCTCGACGACGCGATGGAGGCCGCCGAGGCCGCCGCGCTCATGGTGGCCGCCGCCGGCGGCCAGCAGACCCCGGACACCGGGCAGTCCCGCTTCCTGTCCCTGCTGTACGGAGAGCTCGTACCGCTGCCCGGCGGCGGCGTGCGCTGCACCCTGGCCAGCGCCGGCCACCCGCTGCCGCTGCTGCTGCGGCCCGACGGCGAGGTGCGCCCGGCCGCCGAGCCGCAGATGCTGCTCGGGATCTTCGACGACGTCGCGTACGAGAGCCAGAGCTTCGAGCTGGCGCCCGGCGACAGCCTGCTGTGCGTCACGGACGGGGTGACGGAGCGGCGCTGCGGGCCGCTGATGTTCGACGACGGGGACGGACTGTCCCAGGCGCTGGCCGGCTGCACCGGGCTGTCGGCGGACGGGATAGCGGACCGGATCAAGCGGGCGGTGCATGAATTCGCCGAGCGGCCGCCCGACGACGACCTGGCGCTGCTGGTGCTCCAGGCGGGGTGA
- the hemW gene encoding radical SAM family heme chaperone HemW has protein sequence MGGMPSVLPDGEPVPDDGALPRHALEGAAGRPLGFYLHVPYCATRCGYCDFNTYTATELRGSGGALASRDNYAEHLIGEVRQARKVLGDDPRPVRTVFVGGGTPTLLAAADLVRMLGAIREEFGLADDAEITTEANPESVSPAYLVELREGGFNRISFGMQSARQHVLKILDRTHTPGRPEACVAEAREAGFEHVNLDLIYGTPGESDDDWRASLDAAIGAGPDHVSAYALIVEEGTRLARRIRRGEIPMTDDDAHADRYLIADEAMAAAGFSWYEVSNWARTPEGRCLHNELYWRGADWWGAGPGAHSHVGGVRWWNVKHPGAYAQALAEGRSPGAGREILSEEDRRVERILLELRLQDGCPLDILAPAGLAASRRALADGLLEPGPYERGRAVLTLRGRLLADAVVRDLVD, from the coding sequence ATGGGCGGTATGCCTTCCGTACTGCCCGATGGTGAACCCGTACCCGACGACGGGGCGCTGCCCCGCCATGCCCTGGAAGGCGCGGCCGGCCGGCCGCTCGGCTTCTACCTGCACGTGCCGTACTGCGCGACCCGCTGCGGCTACTGCGACTTCAACACCTACACCGCCACCGAGCTGCGCGGCTCCGGCGGTGCGCTGGCCTCCAGGGACAACTACGCCGAGCATCTGATCGGCGAGGTCCGCCAGGCCCGCAAGGTCCTCGGCGACGATCCGCGCCCGGTTCGCACGGTCTTCGTCGGCGGCGGTACGCCGACCCTGCTGGCCGCCGCGGACCTGGTCCGGATGCTGGGGGCGATCCGCGAGGAGTTCGGGCTCGCGGACGACGCCGAGATCACCACCGAGGCCAATCCGGAGTCCGTCTCCCCGGCGTACCTCGTCGAACTGCGTGAGGGCGGCTTCAACCGGATCTCCTTCGGGATGCAGAGCGCCCGGCAGCACGTGCTGAAGATCCTGGACCGTACGCATACGCCGGGGCGGCCCGAGGCATGTGTCGCCGAGGCCCGGGAGGCGGGCTTCGAGCACGTCAACCTCGACCTGATCTACGGCACGCCGGGGGAGTCCGACGACGACTGGCGGGCCTCGCTGGACGCGGCGATCGGGGCGGGGCCGGACCATGTGTCGGCGTACGCGCTGATCGTCGAGGAGGGCACCCGGCTGGCCCGCCGGATCCGGCGCGGCGAGATCCCGATGACCGACGACGACGCCCACGCCGACCGGTACCTGATCGCGGACGAGGCGATGGCCGCGGCGGGCTTCTCCTGGTACGAGGTGTCGAACTGGGCCCGCACGCCCGAGGGGCGCTGCCTGCACAACGAGCTGTACTGGCGCGGGGCCGACTGGTGGGGCGCCGGACCCGGGGCGCACAGCCACGTCGGCGGGGTGCGCTGGTGGAACGTGAAGCACCCGGGCGCGTACGCGCAGGCGCTGGCCGAGGGGCGGTCGCCGGGGGCCGGGCGCGAGATCCTCTCCGAGGAGGACCGGCGGGTCGAGCGGATCCTGCTGGAGCTCCGGCTCCAGGACGGGTGCCCGCTCGACATCCTGGCCCCGGCCGGTCTGGCCGCTTCCCGCCGTGCGCTGGCGGACGGGCTCCTGGAGCCGGGGCCGTACGAGCGGGGGCGGGCGGTGCTGACCCTGCGGGGCCGGCTGCTGGCGGACGCGGTGGTGCGGGACCTGGTGGACTGA
- a CDS encoding DUF3097 domain-containing protein — MRSYQPDLTPPWKRSAPVPEVPAEADLVVEEVATGFCGAVIRCEKTAQGPTVTLEDRFGKHRVFPMEPRGFLLEGRVVTLVRPSAAAPVRPARTASGSVAVPGARARVARAGRIYVEGRHDAELVERVWGDDLRIEGVVVEYLEGIDDLPAVVREFSPGPDARLGVLVDHLVPGSKESRIADQVTDGNVLVVGHPYIDVWEAVKPSSVGITAWPVVPRGQDWKTGVCRALGWPENTGAAWQHILSRVHSYRDLEPSLLGSVEHLIDFVTAPE; from the coding sequence ATGCGCAGCTACCAGCCGGACCTGACCCCGCCGTGGAAGAGGTCCGCCCCCGTTCCCGAGGTGCCCGCCGAAGCCGATCTGGTCGTGGAGGAGGTCGCCACCGGATTCTGCGGCGCGGTGATCCGCTGCGAGAAGACGGCCCAGGGTCCGACGGTGACCCTGGAGGACCGCTTCGGCAAGCACCGGGTGTTCCCGATGGAGCCGCGCGGCTTCCTGCTGGAGGGCCGGGTCGTCACCCTCGTACGCCCCTCGGCCGCCGCTCCGGTGCGCCCCGCGCGGACGGCCTCGGGTTCGGTCGCGGTGCCCGGGGCGCGCGCCCGGGTCGCGCGGGCGGGCCGGATCTATGTGGAGGGCCGGCACGACGCGGAGCTGGTCGAGCGGGTCTGGGGCGACGACCTGCGGATCGAGGGCGTGGTCGTCGAGTACCTGGAGGGCATCGACGACCTTCCCGCCGTCGTGCGCGAGTTCTCCCCCGGCCCGGACGCCAGGCTGGGCGTCCTGGTCGACCACCTGGTCCCCGGCTCCAAGGAGTCCCGGATCGCCGACCAGGTCACGGACGGGAACGTACTGGTGGTCGGCCACCCCTACATCGACGTGTGGGAGGCGGTGAAGCCGTCCTCCGTGGGCATCACGGCCTGGCCCGTGGTCCCTCGCGGCCAGGACTGGAAGACGGGCGTGTGCCGCGCGCTCGGCTGGCCGGAGAACACCGGCGCGGCCTGGCAGCACATCCTGTCCAGGGTCCACTCGTACCGCGACCTGGAGCCGTCCCTGCTGGGCTCGGTGGAGCACCTGATCGACTTCGTGACGGCACCCGAGTAG